A genomic window from Streptomyces sp. 846.5 includes:
- a CDS encoding PLP-dependent aminotransferase family protein, which translates to MADQWANSQPGTTSPGTVDLHLDLDLAGPGGVRVSLTDALREAVRSGRLAPGTRLPPSRSLATDLGVARNTVADAYGDLVAEGWLSARQGSGTRVAQRVTGQDGGRRGKRSAKPVRTPARPAPFTPFHTSTSLYAGSPDLSAFPRAAWLAAARRAMAAAPNELFGYGDPRGCQQLREALAEYLARARGVRTAPERLVVCSGFTQGLSLLSRVLRGDGVRTLAVESYGLHIHRDLAATSGLSTVPLTVDHHGADTVQLTTHRHIGAVLLTPAHQFPTGVPLHPDRRAAVVDWARTTGGLVLEDDYDGEFRYDRQPVGALQGLDPERVVYLGTASKSLAPALRLGWMALPEHLVEQVVTAKHAGEQHPGVLDQLTLAEFISSGGYDRHLRAMRLRYRRRRDRLVAALAERVPSVRVGGIAAGLHAVLRLPAGTEQQVLRSADWLGLAVQGLDSFRHPAVPRPEAADGLVVGYGTPAEHAFTGALDTLCQVLESVL; encoded by the coding sequence ATGGCAGATCAGTGGGCCAATTCCCAGCCCGGCACCACCTCGCCCGGCACCGTCGACCTCCATCTCGACCTGGACCTGGCCGGCCCCGGCGGCGTCCGCGTCTCCCTCACCGACGCCCTGCGGGAGGCCGTCCGCAGCGGGCGACTCGCACCGGGGACGCGACTGCCGCCGTCCCGCTCGCTGGCCACCGACCTCGGGGTGGCCCGCAACACCGTCGCGGACGCGTACGGGGACCTGGTGGCCGAGGGCTGGCTCTCGGCCCGTCAGGGGTCGGGCACGCGGGTGGCCCAGCGGGTGACCGGGCAGGACGGCGGACGACGGGGAAAGCGGTCGGCGAAGCCCGTCCGAACCCCGGCCCGTCCGGCGCCGTTCACCCCGTTCCACACCTCGACCAGCCTCTACGCCGGCTCCCCCGACCTCTCCGCCTTCCCCCGCGCCGCCTGGCTCGCCGCCGCCCGCCGGGCGATGGCGGCGGCGCCCAACGAGCTGTTCGGCTACGGGGATCCGCGCGGCTGCCAGCAGCTGCGCGAGGCGCTGGCGGAGTACCTGGCCCGGGCCCGGGGCGTGCGCACCGCCCCGGAACGGCTGGTCGTCTGCTCGGGATTCACCCAGGGGCTGTCGCTGCTGAGCCGCGTCCTGCGCGGGGACGGCGTGCGCACACTCGCCGTGGAGTCGTACGGGCTGCACATCCACCGCGACCTGGCCGCCACGAGCGGGCTGTCCACCGTCCCGCTGACGGTCGATCACCATGGCGCCGACACAGTACAATTGACGACTCATCGACACATCGGCGCGGTGCTGCTCACCCCCGCCCACCAGTTCCCCACCGGGGTTCCGCTGCACCCGGACCGGCGCGCGGCCGTGGTCGACTGGGCCAGGACCACCGGCGGGCTGGTGCTGGAGGACGACTACGACGGCGAGTTCCGCTACGACCGCCAGCCCGTGGGCGCGCTCCAGGGCCTGGACCCCGAGCGCGTGGTCTACCTGGGGACGGCGAGCAAGAGCCTCGCCCCCGCGCTCCGGCTGGGCTGGATGGCGCTGCCCGAGCATCTGGTGGAGCAGGTGGTGACCGCCAAGCACGCCGGGGAGCAGCATCCCGGCGTCCTGGACCAGCTGACGCTGGCCGAGTTCATCAGCTCCGGCGGCTACGACCGCCATCTGCGGGCGATGCGGCTGCGCTACCGCCGACGCCGCGACCGGCTGGTCGCAGCGCTCGCCGAGCGCGTCCCCTCGGTCCGGGTCGGCGGTATCGCCGCCGGGCTGCATGCGGTGCTGCGGCTGCCGGCGGGGACGGAGCAGCAGGTGCTGCGCAGCGCCGACTGGCTCGGCCTGGCCGTCCAGGGCCTGGACTCCTTCCGCCACCCCGCCGTCCCCCGACCCGAGGCGGCCGACGGCCTGGTCGTCGGCTACGGGACCCCGGCCGAGCACGCCTTCACCGGAGCGCTGGACACTCTCTGCCAGGTGCTGGAGTCGGTGCTCTGA
- a CDS encoding nuclear transport factor 2 family protein — protein sequence MTNDSPPDPALPAPVRRLLDAVERGDSDAFAELFGTDGAVDDWGRVFVGRDQVRGWSDREFIGLKGRLTVHHRSTQPPPVLIVTIGTDGGYNGPSTLTFTLSPDGEGIDRMAMTD from the coding sequence ATGACGAACGACAGCCCGCCCGATCCTGCACTCCCGGCCCCCGTCCGCCGCCTCCTGGACGCGGTCGAGCGTGGCGACTCCGACGCCTTCGCCGAACTCTTCGGCACGGACGGCGCGGTGGACGACTGGGGCCGGGTGTTCGTCGGCCGCGACCAGGTCCGCGGCTGGAGCGACCGTGAATTCATCGGCCTGAAGGGCAGGCTGACGGTCCATCACCGGAGCACGCAGCCGCCGCCGGTGCTGATCGTCACGATCGGCACCGACGGCGGCTACAACGGCCCGTCCACCCTCACCTTCACGCTCTCGCCGGACGGCGAGGGCATCGACCGGATGGCGATGACCGACTGA
- the kdpC gene encoding potassium-transporting ATPase subunit KdpC has protein sequence MAKPLPTAVRNHLTGLRLLLLFTVLCGLLYPLAITGISQVAFSSQANGSLVKDKNGNVVGSSLIGQNFTTTSADGKTVSPDPKLFQSRPSAAGANGYDPTASAGTNKGTNDAGLATTYTALKQDIATFNGVAQSQVPPDAITSSGSGLDPDISPAYAAIQVNRVAQARGLTDVQVQALVKKYTQDRTLGFLGEPRVDVLDLNIALTKLG, from the coding sequence ATGGCCAAACCTCTTCCCACCGCGGTGCGGAACCACTTGACCGGGCTGCGGCTGCTGCTGCTGTTCACCGTCCTGTGCGGCCTGCTGTACCCGCTTGCCATCACCGGTATCTCCCAGGTCGCCTTCTCCAGCCAGGCCAACGGCTCACTGGTGAAGGACAAGAACGGCAACGTCGTCGGCTCCTCGCTGATCGGGCAGAACTTCACCACCACCTCGGCCGACGGCAAGACCGTCAGCCCCGACCCCAAGCTGTTCCAGTCCCGGCCCTCCGCCGCCGGCGCCAACGGTTACGACCCCACCGCCTCGGCCGGCACCAACAAGGGCACCAACGACGCCGGGCTGGCCACCACCTACACGGCACTGAAGCAGGACATCGCGACCTTCAACGGAGTCGCGCAGAGCCAGGTCCCGCCCGACGCGATCACCTCCTCCGGCTCAGGGCTGGACCCCGACATCAGCCCGGCCTACGCCGCCATCCAGGTCAACCGGGTCGCCCAGGCCCGCGGCCTGACCGACGTCCAGGTCCAGGCCCTGGTCAAGAAGTACACCCAGGACCGCACCCTCGGCTTCCTCGGCGAACCCCGGGTGGACGTGCTCGACCTCAACATCGCCCTCACCAAGCTCGGTTGA
- the kdpB gene encoding potassium-transporting ATPase subunit KdpB, translating to MSTPTLLNPASEPETQQPAGETEHRLSAGLLDPRQLLTSFPDAIRKLDPRVMVKSPVMFVVEVGSLLTTVSAIEKPSVFAWVITVWLWLTVVFANLAEAVAEGRGKAQADTLRRTKTDTVARRVRGSWAPGATQVAEAEVAATELKLGDFVIVEAGQIIPGDGDVVEGVASVDESAITGESAPVIRESGGDRSAVTGGTKVLSDRIVVKITSEPGKTFIDRMIALVEGAARQKTPNEIALNILLASLTIVFLLAVVTLQPMAKYAGAEQTIIVLVALLVALIPTTIGALLSAIGIAGMDRLVQRNVLAMSGRAVEAAGDVSTLLLDKTGTITFGNRQAAEFLPVAGAEVEALADAAQLSSLADETPEGRSIVVLAKEKYGLRERAQGELSHATWIEFTAQTRMSGVDLDETAGVHCIRKGAAGSVAAWVRENGGSTGQELDIAVEQISNRGGTPLVVAEKRGSAPARALGVIYLKDVVKPGIKQRFEDLRAMGIRTVMITGDNPLTAAAIAEEAGVDDFLAEATPEDKMALIKKEQAGGKLVAMTGDGTNDAPALAQADVGVAMNTGTSAAKEAGNMVDLDSNPTKLIEIVEIGKQLLITRGALTTFSIANDVAKYFAIIPAMFASVYPGLRHLNIMALDSPKSAITSAIIFNALIIIGLIPLALRGVRYKPSSAQSLLRRNLGIYGIGGLILPFVGIKAIDLIVQFIPGLH from the coding sequence ATGTCCACCCCCACTCTCCTCAACCCGGCCAGCGAGCCGGAGACGCAGCAGCCGGCGGGTGAGACGGAACACCGGCTCTCGGCGGGTCTGCTCGATCCCAGGCAACTGCTCACCTCCTTCCCGGACGCGATCAGGAAGCTCGATCCGCGGGTGATGGTGAAGAGCCCGGTGATGTTCGTGGTCGAGGTCGGCTCGCTGCTGACCACGGTCTCGGCGATCGAGAAGCCCAGCGTGTTCGCCTGGGTGATCACGGTGTGGCTGTGGCTGACCGTGGTCTTCGCCAACCTGGCCGAGGCCGTGGCCGAGGGCCGCGGCAAGGCGCAGGCCGACACCCTGCGCCGGACCAAGACCGACACCGTGGCCCGGCGGGTCCGGGGCAGTTGGGCCCCGGGCGCGACGCAGGTCGCCGAGGCGGAGGTCGCGGCGACCGAGCTGAAACTGGGCGACTTCGTCATCGTCGAGGCCGGCCAGATCATCCCCGGTGACGGCGATGTCGTCGAGGGCGTGGCCAGCGTGGACGAGTCGGCGATCACCGGCGAGTCCGCGCCGGTGATCCGCGAGTCCGGCGGTGACCGCTCGGCGGTGACCGGTGGCACCAAGGTGCTGTCGGACCGGATCGTGGTGAAGATCACCTCGGAGCCCGGCAAGACGTTCATCGACCGGATGATCGCGCTGGTCGAGGGTGCGGCGCGGCAGAAGACGCCGAACGAGATCGCGCTGAACATCCTGCTGGCGTCGCTGACCATCGTGTTCCTGCTGGCGGTGGTGACCCTGCAGCCGATGGCGAAGTACGCCGGGGCCGAGCAGACCATCATCGTGCTGGTGGCGCTGCTGGTGGCGCTGATCCCGACCACCATCGGGGCGCTGCTGTCGGCGATCGGCATCGCCGGGATGGACCGGCTGGTGCAGCGCAATGTGCTGGCCATGTCGGGACGTGCGGTCGAGGCCGCCGGCGACGTCTCCACCCTGCTGCTGGACAAGACCGGCACCATCACCTTCGGCAACCGCCAGGCCGCCGAGTTCCTGCCGGTGGCAGGAGCCGAGGTGGAGGCACTGGCCGACGCCGCACAGCTCTCCTCCCTCGCGGACGAGACTCCCGAAGGCCGCTCCATCGTCGTCCTGGCCAAGGAGAAGTACGGCCTGCGCGAACGGGCGCAGGGTGAACTGTCCCACGCCACCTGGATCGAGTTCACCGCCCAGACCCGCATGTCCGGCGTCGACCTGGACGAAACCGCGGGGGTGCACTGCATCCGCAAGGGCGCGGCGGGCTCCGTGGCCGCCTGGGTACGCGAGAACGGCGGATCCACCGGCCAGGAACTGGACATCGCCGTCGAGCAGATCTCCAACCGCGGCGGCACCCCGCTGGTGGTCGCGGAGAAGCGCGGCAGCGCTCCGGCCCGGGCGCTCGGGGTGATCTACCTCAAGGACGTGGTGAAGCCGGGGATCAAGCAGCGGTTCGAGGACCTGCGGGCGATGGGCATCCGCACCGTCATGATCACCGGTGACAACCCGCTGACGGCCGCCGCGATCGCGGAGGAGGCCGGCGTGGACGACTTCCTCGCCGAGGCCACCCCCGAGGACAAGATGGCCCTGATCAAGAAGGAGCAGGCCGGCGGCAAGCTGGTCGCCATGACCGGGGACGGCACCAACGACGCCCCGGCACTGGCCCAGGCCGACGTGGGCGTGGCCATGAACACCGGAACCTCGGCCGCCAAGGAGGCCGGGAACATGGTGGACCTGGACTCCAACCCCACCAAGCTGATCGAGATCGTCGAGATCGGCAAGCAGCTCCTGATCACCCGCGGCGCACTGACCACCTTCTCCATCGCCAACGACGTGGCCAAGTACTTCGCGATCATCCCGGCCATGTTCGCCTCGGTCTACCCGGGCCTGCGGCACCTCAACATCATGGCCCTGGACAGCCCCAAGTCCGCGATCACCTCGGCGATCATCTTCAACGCGCTGATCATCATCGGCCTGATCCCGCTCGCCCTGCGCGGCGTGCGCTACAAGCCCTCCTCCGCCCAGTCCCTGCTGCGCCGCAACCTGGGCATCTACGGAATCGGCGGACTGATCCTGCCCTTCGTCGGGATCAAGGCGATCGACCTGATCGTCCAGTTCATCCCCGGACTGCACTGA
- the kdpA gene encoding potassium-transporting ATPase subunit KdpA, whose amino-acid sequence MNATLAGFLQALALVGALALSYRPLGDYMAHTLTTRKHLRIERGIFRLIGVDGDAEQTWGAYLRSVLAFSFVSVLFLYAFQRLQEHLWLSLGFPAVSPAMAWNTAASFVTNTNWQSYSGESTMGHLVQMGGLAVQNFLSAAVGIAVVAALIRGFTRNRTDHLGNFWVDLTRIVLRVLLPISIVFALVFVAGGMVQNLHTAQIVHTLSGATQSIPGGPVASQEVIKELGTNGGGFYNANSAHPFENPNPFTNWLEIYLLLVISFALCRTFGKMVGSNKQGYTILSVMGLYWIASASLITFFENQHSGVAAQIAGAAMEGKEVRFGIPASSLFTASTTLTSTGAVNAMHDSYTPLGGGTAILNMMFGEIAPGGTGSGLYGILILAVVTVFVAGLMVGRTPEYLGKKLGAREMKFASLYILTTPAIVLCGTGLAMSLKAGHGGGMNNTGPHGFSEVLYAFTSAANNNGSAFAGITVTSTHWQTALGLAMLFGRFLPMAFVLALAGSLARQAPIPETTGTLRTNNPLFVGMLSGVILIVVGLTYFPALALGPLAEGLH is encoded by the coding sequence ATGAACGCTACTCTCGCGGGCTTTCTGCAGGCCCTGGCGCTGGTCGGCGCGCTGGCGCTGTCCTACCGGCCGCTGGGCGACTACATGGCCCACACCCTCACCACCCGCAAACACCTGCGGATCGAGCGGGGCATCTTCAGACTGATCGGCGTCGACGGCGACGCGGAGCAGACCTGGGGCGCCTATCTGCGCAGTGTGCTGGCCTTCTCCTTTGTCTCGGTGCTGTTCCTGTACGCGTTCCAGCGCCTGCAGGAGCACCTGTGGCTGTCGCTGGGCTTCCCGGCGGTGTCGCCGGCGATGGCGTGGAACACCGCGGCGTCGTTCGTGACCAACACCAACTGGCAGTCGTACTCGGGTGAGTCGACGATGGGCCACCTGGTGCAGATGGGCGGTCTGGCGGTCCAGAACTTCCTGTCCGCCGCGGTGGGCATCGCGGTCGTCGCCGCGCTGATCCGCGGGTTCACCCGCAACCGGACGGACCACCTGGGCAACTTCTGGGTGGACCTGACCCGGATCGTGCTGCGCGTGCTGCTGCCGATCTCGATCGTGTTCGCGCTGGTCTTCGTGGCCGGCGGCATGGTGCAGAACCTGCACACCGCGCAGATCGTGCACACCCTCTCCGGCGCCACGCAGTCGATCCCGGGCGGCCCGGTGGCCTCGCAGGAGGTCATCAAGGAACTGGGCACCAACGGCGGCGGCTTCTACAACGCCAACTCCGCGCACCCGTTCGAGAACCCCAACCCGTTCACCAACTGGCTGGAGATCTACCTGCTGCTGGTGATCTCGTTCGCGCTGTGCCGCACCTTCGGGAAGATGGTGGGCAGCAACAAGCAGGGCTACACCATCCTCTCGGTGATGGGCCTGTACTGGATCGCCTCGGCCTCGCTGATCACCTTCTTCGAGAACCAGCACTCCGGGGTGGCCGCGCAGATCGCCGGTGCGGCGATGGAGGGCAAGGAGGTCCGCTTCGGCATCCCTGCCTCCTCGCTCTTCACCGCCTCGACGACGCTGACGTCCACCGGCGCCGTGAACGCGATGCACGACTCGTACACCCCGCTGGGCGGCGGCACCGCGATCCTCAACATGATGTTCGGTGAGATCGCGCCGGGCGGCACCGGATCGGGTCTGTACGGGATTCTGATCCTGGCCGTGGTCACCGTGTTCGTGGCGGGCCTGATGGTCGGCCGCACCCCGGAGTACCTGGGCAAGAAGCTGGGTGCGCGGGAGATGAAGTTCGCCTCCCTCTACATCCTGACGACCCCCGCGATCGTGCTGTGCGGGACCGGCCTGGCGATGTCGCTGAAGGCCGGCCACGGCGGGGGCATGAACAACACCGGGCCGCACGGCTTCTCCGAGGTGCTGTACGCGTTCACCTCGGCGGCCAACAACAACGGGTCGGCGTTCGCGGGCATCACCGTCACCTCGACGCACTGGCAGACGGCGCTGGGCCTGGCGATGCTGTTCGGCCGCTTCCTGCCGATGGCCTTCGTGCTGGCCCTGGCCGGTTCGCTGGCCAGGCAGGCGCCGATCCCTGAAACCACCGGCACGCTGCGGACCAACAATCCGCTGTTCGTCGGCATGCTCTCCGGCGTGATCCTGATCGTCGTCGGCCTCACCTACTTCCCGGCTCTGGCACTCGGGCCGCTCGCGGAAGGGCTCCACTGA
- the kdpF gene encoding K(+)-transporting ATPase subunit F yields MSADNIVGLVVAVALVGYLIAALILPEKF; encoded by the coding sequence GTGAGCGCCGACAACATCGTGGGCCTGGTCGTCGCGGTGGCCCTGGTCGGCTATCTCATCGCGGCTCTGATCCTCCCGGAGAAGTTCTGA
- a CDS encoding YoaK family protein produces the protein MPGFLSDARATLVPDLQGRQGPLPPLLIALTVVTGLVDAFSYLVLGRVFVANMTGNVIFMAFSLAGSRDFSLSASLVALVGFAAGALLGGRLANRFPHHRGRLLLAAVLVETALVLFAYAGTEVFADPTSGWVRYLLVALLGVAMGTQNAAARRLAVPDLTTTVLTLTITGIAADGRLAGGADSKAGRRLLSTASMFIGALVGGLLALHGSIGLPLLLAGLLLAGCTAALVACGRSTLPWTQAG, from the coding sequence ATGCCCGGATTCCTGAGCGACGCCAGGGCCACCCTGGTCCCCGACCTCCAGGGGCGGCAGGGCCCGCTGCCGCCCCTGCTCATCGCGCTGACCGTGGTCACCGGGCTGGTCGACGCCTTCAGCTATCTGGTGCTCGGCCGGGTCTTCGTCGCCAATATGACCGGCAATGTCATCTTCATGGCCTTCTCGCTGGCCGGCTCGCGCGACTTCTCACTCAGCGCGTCGCTGGTGGCGCTCGTGGGCTTCGCGGCCGGCGCGCTGCTCGGCGGCCGGCTCGCCAACCGCTTCCCCCACCACCGGGGGCGGCTGCTGCTGGCCGCCGTGCTGGTGGAGACCGCGCTGGTGCTGTTCGCCTACGCGGGCACCGAGGTGTTCGCCGATCCGACCTCGGGGTGGGTCCGCTACCTATTGGTGGCCCTGCTCGGCGTGGCGATGGGGACGCAGAACGCGGCGGCCCGGCGGCTGGCCGTGCCCGACCTGACCACGACGGTGCTCACCCTCACCATCACCGGCATCGCCGCCGACGGCCGTCTGGCCGGGGGCGCGGACAGCAAGGCCGGCCGCCGCCTGCTCTCGACCGCGTCGATGTTCATCGGCGCCCTGGTCGGCGGGCTGCTGGCGCTTCACGGCTCCATCGGCCTCCCGCTGCTGCTGGCGGGCCTGCTGCTCGCGGGCTGCACCGCCGCGCTCGTCGCCTGCGGCAGGTCGACCCTGCCGTGGACGCAGGCGGGCTGA
- a CDS encoding GlsB/YeaQ/YmgE family stress response membrane protein → MLWLVLLIIEGLIIGVLAKIVVPGRNPVPIWLTVIIGIAGALIGNWISNYAGVRHTSGIDWIRHLLQIGVAAVLVALATPTYKGRGRARR, encoded by the coding sequence GTGCTCTGGCTCGTCCTGCTCATCATCGAAGGCCTGATCATCGGCGTGCTCGCCAAGATCGTGGTCCCGGGCCGCAACCCGGTCCCGATCTGGCTGACCGTCATCATCGGCATCGCCGGTGCGCTCATCGGCAACTGGATCTCCAACTACGCAGGGGTGCGGCACACCAGTGGCATCGACTGGATCCGGCACCTGCTGCAGATCGGCGTCGCCGCGGTGCTGGTGGCCCTGGCCACCCCGACCTACAAGGGCCGGGGCAGGGCCCGCCGCTGA